The window TCGCACGCCTCCCTTCCATCCAACAACTTGCATCTGTACATTTTGCGCATCGAGCAGGGGCTTCCTGCTCGGCGGGAGAACATCTTCATACTTCCTTAAAGGGGATTTGTGCATCTCGCGAAAAAAACAGGCAGGAAAATACAACTGGTAACTTGAATAATCCGGTGCGGTAGTGTTACAATAAAACCACAAGTCCGGCAATATTGCGGTAGTGGTTTCCCGAAAGGGGATTGTGTGTTCGGGTAACACCTGCTTGAAGGAGGGGTTGGGTTGTCCCACCAGCCAACAGGTGAACTGGCAACTGCCAAAGGCACCATTGGGCAGGTACCTGCCGAGCAGATTGAGAAGGTCATTCGCCAGCTGCGCGATGTCCTCTCGGCTCGCGTGGTGGTGGACAAGCACGGAGCAATACAGGAGATCCACGCACTGGTCTCCGCGAATCGCTCACCCAAGCAGGTGGTACGTGATATCGAATCGGCTCTACTGGCATCGCATGGGATCGTCGTGGACCACCGCAAGATCAGTGTTGCTCAGATGCAGGGTGCCCTGCTGCGCTCTCTGCGAAATCGTCTCCGCATCGCAGATGTAGAACTCACCGTCAACGGTACAAAGGCGGAAGCCACCGTGCATCTGCAACGTGGCTCCGAAACCTTCATCGGACAGGCTGCCGGGCAGGGGAGCCAGTCCAATCAGCTGCGTTTAATCGCCAGCGCCACGGCGCGCGCTGTCGAACAAGCCTGCAATATGACCGACCAGATTGCCGTCGAGGACATCAACCCGAACGTGATGGTAGCGGGCAGGCAAATAGTAGTCGCCGTGGTGAACATGTTATCGCAATACGGCGAGGATATCCTCACCGGCTCGGCTCTGGTGCGCAACGATTTGAACCGTGCTGTTGTTAACGCCGTTTTGGACGCATTGAATCGCCGGACCGCAGCTCTCCAGGACGAGTAGCCTCCAGACAATCGCATAGAGCCTGTTGTAGCCAGCAGCGTGGCTCGGGCCAGGGTGGCACTGAAGCGGAGTGAGTGTCTGTTCGCTTAGCGGCGCGAACGGAACACTTGATGGAGGTTGCTCTCAGTTGAAGTACTGGTTGACCATGTTGTTGCTCCTGGTGGTGTGGGCTACCACCTATGGCGCAAAGCTGGAGATCTACCCGCCACCCAAACCACCACCGCCGCCATCGGCTACCTACTGACATGGACTGTGCCACCGCCCGCAGCTGCTGGCTACCACAGGCTCTGGCAGAGACGAAAAGGAGAAGGGTCATGCGGGACATCCCGCCCAGGTGGCGCGATTTTCTCATGCGTTACTACCATCACAGTATCATCCTGATAGCGGCGGGGTTAGCCATCGGCTTTATGCTCAGCACGCCGCCAGCGGAGTGGTTGCCATTTGGGGCAATTGCGATACTGCTCTTCGCCGTGGTGACCGAAATGCTGCCGGTTTCCCTGCTGCACGGCGGCACACAGGTCACTCTGGGCTTCCCGATTGTGTGTACCGTCATCGCTATGTACGGTACCGTGCCTGCCATGGCGGTGGACAGCCTGCCCACCCTGCTGGCTGGAGTGTTACTGAATCGCTCTTATCCCCTGCGTCATCGGCTGCGCTGGGGGCTGTTCAACGCTGCACAGTCCGCTATCAGCGCGGGTACCGCCGGAGTGGTATATTACAGCCTCAGCGCGAGTGCCGCCGCCCTTCTGACGGTGCAAACATTGCTGGCTCTGACCCTGGCAGCGGCAGTATATCTGGTGGTCAACGCTCTGCTGGTGTCGGTAGCCGGTGCGTTATATCACCGCGAACCGTTGCCGAACATCTGGCAGCACAGCCTGCGTATCGTGATGCCCACATACATCCTGGTGATGCCCCTGTCCATTTTGCTCATACTCCTACTACGCACCTACCACGTTGCAGGCTTTGCGCTGGTGGCAGTGCCCTTCCTTGCAGCGCGCGAGTGCTTCCGGCAGCGGATTCAGCAGATACGCAACTACCGCGAGACAATCCGTGCGCTGGGCTTGCTGGTACAGCATGCTCATCCCTACACTTCGGGACATCTGCAACGCGCTGGACGGATGGCTGTCAGCGTCGCTACCCGCCTGGGCGTTCCGGCTCGCCATATCGAGCTCTTGCCAGAGGCAGCTGTGTTGCACGACCTCGGCAAGGTAGGGGTCGACGAAGCGGTGCTGAATAAGCTCACCGCGCTGACCGATGCCGACTGGCAGATGATTCGCTCCCACCCTCTGAAAGGCGCAGAGGTCATCGGCGGTATCAAGCACATCGAACCGGTTGCGCTGTGGATTGCCCTGCACCACGAACGCCCCGACGGAAAAGGCTATCCTTTCGGTTTAAAGCTGGGCGAAATCCCCATCGAAGCGCAGATTATCGCTGTGGTGGATGCCTTCGATGCTATGGTAGGCGATAACGAAAAGGGAGAACAGCGTCCCTACCGCAAGCCCAAGACGGTGCCGGAAGCTATTGCCGAGCTGCAAAAAGGTGCGGGAACGCAGTTTCACCCTGAGGTGGTCAGGGCTTTTCTCGACGCGCTGGCAGCAGGAGACTTTGGCGTCGAGCACGCTGAACAAGCCATACTGGTGATGGCACAGAAGCAGGCGGTGGCATGAGCTTCACGACTTTCGTCTATATCGTGGTAATGGGTAGCGTCGCCTTCCTGTGCTACTATGCTTTGCTGTGGCTGCCCAGACAGATTCGCCGCGATTACCGTCAGGGCTTGCAGGCGCTGGCGAGAACGGTGGAGATACGAGAGCACGGTACCACCGGCATTGCGCGACTGCGAGCGCACTATGCTGTGGAGATCGCCCGACGCATGGGGTTGCCGGCGCGGGCAGTACAGGATGTGGAGTTCGCTGCACTGTTGCAGGAGATTGGCAAGGTGAGCATCCCCTACGCCATTCTGAACAAAGAGGAACCCCTCACCGCAGACGAGCAGGAGGTGCTGAAACTGCATAGCGTGCTGAGCCAGCGCATGGTGGAACAGGTGCCTTCGCTGGCGAGACTGGCATCATTCATCCGGCATCACCATGAGAACTGGGATGGCAGCGGCTACCCTGACGGGTTGCAAGGAGAGGAAATCCCTCTGGCTTCGCGAATCCTCCATATTGTGGGCGACTACGCGGAGGCTCTGCGCGGGAAAGACCTGGATAATGCGGAAATACGATGGCAGGCAGTGCAGCAGATAGAACACAGCAAGGGTATCCATTACGACCCGCGCGTCTTCGACGTGTTCCGCGCCATTGTTCAAGCGGAAACATTTAGGCAAACGAACCTTTTCTATCATGAACGGTGTGCCTGAACGCCCCTTCAGGGTGGTACTGCTGGGGATTCTGGCGGTAGCCTTTCTGCTTCGCGCAACGGGTATTCGCTGGGGAATACCTGATACTTTTCACTACTTCTCGTTCCACCCCGACGAGTGGGTCATCCTGGGCCACACGCTGGGGCTGAACTTTCCACAGGGACAATTTGACCCGCAGTTTTACAACTACGGCACAGTGTATCTGTATCTGCTGCATCTGGCTATTCTGATAGGCACGACCTACGGATGGCTGACCTTCCCCAACGACATTGCGCAGTATGAGGCTGTTGCAGGACTTTACCTGACCGGTCGGTGGTTGTCTGTAGTGGCGGGAGTGCTGACCTGCTGGCTGGCGTGGGAGATGGGAAAGCGGCTCTGTGGGTACCGGTGCGCCGCGGTAGCCTCTTTTCTGCTGGCAATAGTAGCCCTGCACACTCTGCACTGCCACTTCCTCACTACCGACGCCACCGCCACCCTGCTCACCACGGGCGCCCTGCTCGCTGCGCTGAACCTGTATGAAAACGGGGGAAGACGCGCACTGATAGTATCGTCGGTGCTGGTCGGGCTTGCCGCTGCCACCCGCTATAACACCGCGCTGGTGGGGATAGCTCCGTTGCTGGCGCTGTGGTTGCGTTCCAGAGAACATCGTGAGGCGTGGTTGGGAAGGGCGGTGTCTCTCGCGGTGTCCAGCGCGGTGGCTTTCCTGATTTTCTGCCCGGGCGTATGGCTGAACCCCGAAAAGTTCTGGAGCGACTTCGGATACGAGGCAAAGCACGTGCGGGAGGGGCACGGGCTGGTGTTCGTGAACACCGGACCGGGCTGGGTATACCACTACTGGACGAACCTGCGTTTTGGACTGGGACTGCCGCTCCTGCTGCTCAGTACGCTCAGCATGCTCATCGCCCCCCTCTCTCGCCGTCCAATGGTCATCATCTTGTGGGTGTTTGTGCTAGCGTACTATCTATTTCTGGGTTCGTTTGCGGTGCGGTTTGCGCGCTACCTGCTTCCCATCCTGCCTCCCTTACTGGTGCTGAACGCGTGGCTGGTCGCCGAGGGCTGGCGAAACACCCGGCAGATGGGCCGGGTGGTGGTAGCAGCGGTGACGGGAGCCATTGTCCTGTATACATTCCTCTGGGGCGCAGCGGTGGTGTTTACCCTGCTGCAGCCCGACCCGCGCCTGCAAGCACTGGAGTGGATACGGCAGAATCTTCCACAGGGCACACGCATTGGCTTTGCCACTATTCCCTGGTTCTACACGCCACCTCTCAGTCCATACTGGGGCGAGCTGCAGCCCTCGCGCAGGGCGGAGCGCGCCCGGGAGGTGCAGGAGTATCGCCTCCTCGTGCCTCGCCAGGAATGGGATAGGAACGTGCTCCGGCAGGCAGAGGCAGTGGTGCTGAGCCAGTTCGAAGTGGACGACGCGATACGGGTGCGCCACGCGCCTGCACTGGCGTTTCTGGATGAGCTGAACCGTTCCTTC is drawn from Bacillota bacterium and contains these coding sequences:
- a CDS encoding HD domain-containing protein produces the protein MRDIPPRWRDFLMRYYHHSIILIAAGLAIGFMLSTPPAEWLPFGAIAILLFAVVTEMLPVSLLHGGTQVTLGFPIVCTVIAMYGTVPAMAVDSLPTLLAGVLLNRSYPLRHRLRWGLFNAAQSAISAGTAGVVYYSLSASAAALLTVQTLLALTLAAAVYLVVNALLVSVAGALYHREPLPNIWQHSLRIVMPTYILVMPLSILLILLLRTYHVAGFALVAVPFLAARECFRQRIQQIRNYRETIRALGLLVQHAHPYTSGHLQRAGRMAVSVATRLGVPARHIELLPEAAVLHDLGKVGVDEAVLNKLTALTDADWQMIRSHPLKGAEVIGGIKHIEPVALWIALHHERPDGKGYPFGLKLGEIPIEAQIIAVVDAFDAMVGDNEKGEQRPYRKPKTVPEAIAELQKGAGTQFHPEVVRAFLDALAAGDFGVEHAEQAILVMAQKQAVA
- a CDS encoding HD domain-containing protein, coding for MSFTTFVYIVVMGSVAFLCYYALLWLPRQIRRDYRQGLQALARTVEIREHGTTGIARLRAHYAVEIARRMGLPARAVQDVEFAALLQEIGKVSIPYAILNKEEPLTADEQEVLKLHSVLSQRMVEQVPSLARLASFIRHHHENWDGSGYPDGLQGEEIPLASRILHIVGDYAEALRGKDLDNAEIRWQAVQQIEHSKGIHYDPRVFDVFRAIVQAETFRQTNLFYHERCA
- a CDS encoding glycosyltransferase family 39 protein codes for the protein MNGVPERPFRVVLLGILAVAFLLRATGIRWGIPDTFHYFSFHPDEWVILGHTLGLNFPQGQFDPQFYNYGTVYLYLLHLAILIGTTYGWLTFPNDIAQYEAVAGLYLTGRWLSVVAGVLTCWLAWEMGKRLCGYRCAAVASFLLAIVALHTLHCHFLTTDATATLLTTGALLAALNLYENGGRRALIVSSVLVGLAAATRYNTALVGIAPLLALWLRSREHREAWLGRAVSLAVSSAVAFLIFCPGVWLNPEKFWSDFGYEAKHVREGHGLVFVNTGPGWVYHYWTNLRFGLGLPLLLLSTLSMLIAPLSRRPMVIILWVFVLAYYLFLGSFAVRFARYLLPILPPLLVLNAWLVAEGWRNTRQMGRVVVAAVTGAIVLYTFLWGAAVVFTLLQPDPRLQALEWIRQNLPQGTRIGFATIPWFYTPPLSPYWGELQPSRRAERAREVQEYRLLVPRQEWDRNVLRQAEAVVLSQFEVDDAIRVRHAPALAFLDELNRSFRRVAQFDTTFRVGGIRFGKRNVPHDMLYPFPRIEVWRRE